DNA sequence from the Neosynechococcus sphagnicola sy1 genome:
CTGGGGCACGCAGTACCTTGGCCTCCCTCTGGTATGCCGACGATCAATCCAGTGCCTTGCTGATTCAATCTTTTTACCAGGGATTAGGACAGGGGATGTCGAAAGCCGCAGCGCTTCGCCACGCGCAGCTACAACTCTTGAAAAGTCCAGACTTTCGCCACCCTGCCTATTGGGCTGGATTTGTTCTCCTGGGCAATTGGTTGTAGGAAGTGGTGGCGATCGCCGCTGTCTCTGGGATCAGGGGGACTGGGGCGATCGTCCCTAGTCCTACAGATTCGAGGAGTCCCTGCCAATCCTGCATCCAGACTCCATCCTGGGGGTTCTGGATCCGCAGCTCTGCAAGTAAGGTCAGGGCATCAAACCACAGCCCCTGTTGGGCATAGATCTCCACCTGCTGCTGAGGGCTAGCAACGGCTAACTGTTGTAATAAAGCCTGATTGGGCGGCACTCGCTGAATCCAACCATTGACAGACATAAAGCTCGCGGGGGTCTGGTCACCACAGTAGATCGTAAAAAACCACTGGTAACGTGTTCCCAAGCTGAGGGAGGCAACGGTGGTGGGGAGAGACACCTGCATCAGACCGGGAACCACTGCGGTTCCTTTGAGGATCTTGCGGTAGATGACGTTATCCTGGGCATCTTGGAGCACAAATTCCACCCCATCCTCCGGTTGCAGCGCCACGGGGAGATAGAACCAAAAGCTGGGATAGGGGGTGAGGGTGAGTCCCCCCACCTGCTCTGTCGCCGCCACGACCACGGTCGGCGGCGACTGCGGCGGCTGGGGCATGGCTGGCACCAAGGCCGTCAAAGCTGGATCGCTCACCAGACAGCCCCCACGACTGGCACCGCCACGCCGCCGTCCACTGGGCGCTCCTTGATCCTCGGGTAGGGACGGGAGCACAAACTTCAAGGCTGACGATCGGGGTTGGAGGGTTGTGGGGGACTCTCCTCCAGACTGCCCCGACCTTAGCTGTATTGTTTGGATCACCCTGTCAACCGATCGGGAAGGCTGACTCTCAACCCGCAGAGGCACTATCAACCCAGCCGCCATTAGCAGAAATACGGGGAAGGTAAGCTTCATACCGAAACAGGGAAATGATGACCCCTAACAAATATATTTAAATTTTAGGGGTTACCGATGATTGTGGAAACCGTAGTTGGCTAGAAATAACACCACACTCCCCGTAAGGATACTAGCAAGGGCTGCGGGTACCCAGGGTACCCAACCCCCCATCAAAAACAGACCAAAACAGAGACCCCAGAGACTGAAGACAGCGATCGCCCCGCGCAGTAAGCCAACCCGCCAGCGGGTTCCCGAGATCAGGATGGCTGTTAAAACTGCCCAGCCCCCGATCCAAGCCATTTCTAGAGGCTCCGGCCACACCCATAGCAGCGATCGCCGATCTAAAACAGCACTGAGAATTTGACTGACGAGATGGGCCTGAACAATTACCCCCGGTAGATGGAGACGATTTCCCTTGGCATCAAGATAGGGGGTTCCCCAGTAGTCGTTCGGACTGGGAGCCGTGACTCCAATCAGCACAATACGGTTGTGGAAGCGCTGGAGATCGACCTGTCCAGAGAAGAGATCCTTCAGAGTCACCTGGGGAGCGATCGCGGCTGGGTCTGGGAGGGATCGGTAATTGAGTAAGATTTGGCTACCGCCAGTATCGAGTCCCTGGTAGCCCCCAGACTGGGGATTCAGGGGTTGGATGATCACCGAACCCAACTGTAATTTGTGGTCGGGGGTCAACCGGGGGGGAATGCCCATGGCGGCCAAGTAGCGCAATGCGAGTTGTAAGTTAAAGGCATATCCAGAGGCACAACGGGATGCTGGTGCTGGTATCATCGTCAGTAATTGTCGCCGCAGAATATCATCGGCATCGGGGACAAAATCACTAAACCCCAGGCGATCGGGAGAAATTTCTGGAGGCGGTGCCACTCCTGGATCTTCTAACTCTGGAGCACTGGTTTTGCAGACGGCAATCAGATGTTGATTCTGGTGCAGTTGTCGGATCAAGGGCTGATTTTCAAGATCGGTGGGGAAATCCCGGTACACATCCAGGCCAATCACGCGGGGCTGATAGGGGACTATTGTCCTCAACACCTTTAACAGGGAGCGATCCGAGAGCGATCCCCGTGGCCGCTCAGATTGTTGAGCCTGGATATCTGCTTCTGTGATCGTGACCACGAGCAGGCGAGAATCCGGGCGTTCCGCAGGCCGCAGGCGCAGGAACTGGTCATAGGCATTCAGCTCCCAGGTTTGTAATAGCCCCACTTGCCGCAGCAGCAAGATAACCAGGGTGATGCTCAAGCTCATTGCCCCTCGCTGCCAGAAGTGCAGCTGGGGTCGTAGAGGTGCTTGTCCATGGGTTTGGAGGCTCTGCCAGGTGGGGGGGTGTTCGGCCAGATTCTGGAAAATTACCGGTAACCAAGTGGCACAGGGAAACTGATTTTCCAAGCCCTGGAGGCGTTGTCGCGCTTCACGCACGGCTAAATAGAGGGATTTTCCCCCAGAAAAAGCTTTGAGAAAATACTGTAAAAATGCTTGGGCAACCCGGTCAGGAACCGGCTCGCGCATCACAATCAGCTGGGGAATGGGCAGTTCTAGTAAATTGGGCACCAGTCCCAAGCCATCACAGGAGTTAAAAATTGCCAGCACCAATCCGCCCTCAATGGCCTTACGCAAGGCGTATTTCAGTTGATCTAGCGTCAGATGTTCCCTGGGATTGACAAAGATCCGTCCGGAGCCAGCTTGATCGGGTCGGGAGCTATGCCCGGCAAAAAATAAGATGTCCCAGCCAGCTTCCCAGAGTTGATCCGTAATATCCCGTAAGTTGGGTTCAACCAGGAATTTGACCGTGGCGTTGGGGAGTTGCTCCAGTAACTTGCGGTCTGCCTGAACATCAATGGCCTCACTGTTCCCCAGAATTGCCAGAATTTTCACGGTGCTGCGGGGTTGCCAGCACCGCTCTGGGCGCTCAAACGTGGGATGACTCAAGGCGAGTTCCATCTGGGTATAGCGCTCTAGCAAGGACCATCGATGCCAGGGCAGGCGTTGTAGCAGGGGATCAGCGGTTTGCAAGACCATCTGAATGGGCTCGGTTGCCAGGAGTTTCTCCAGCAGTTTTTCTCGTATTGGTTGCAGTTCTGCCCCACTGAGCCACTGGTTGAGTGCGGCCAGCAGCATCGCTGCGTGGTGCTGACAGTCTCCTAAAAAAGAAATGTTGGTGACTTGGGCGGGGGGTAGCGTCTAGACGTAAACCCCACCCTAGGTTGCGATACGATGTCTGCCACTGAGCATAGAGAGGAGGCAGTTCGGGCATGGGGGGAAAGCGACCGGTGATTTCCAGAAATGGATGCTCCCCGCTTTCCCCCATCTGCAGCGTCACCGGGAATCCCAGCTCAAAGCTGCCTTCACCGATTTTGAAGACCACTAACTTTGTCATCGCGATCGCCCCTTACCCGCCGGAGACTAGATTACAAATGACTCGATAAAGTTCGTTCCCTTCCAGTTCACTTGAACATTGAAGATCTCCCCCACCGAGCCAGCAAATTGCAGTTGGATATAGTTATCAATGCTTCTGGAGCAGGCTTGGAGAAATACGTTACCTGATGCATCAACCACGGCCAGTTGCAAATCTGCGGGTAAAAACAGCGAGTTAGCCCCTGGGTGAACTTGGAGGCGAATGCTTCTGCGAGTGGACTCGGGGGTTGGGAGGGGCATGAATACCGGCAATCTAATTTCTACAATTAAGATTACCGCTAGATCTCCCAATCGCATCTTGAGGTTGACCATCTTGGCACGCCGCACGCCGGTTTCTGCCAAACTATCGGGGGGACAATTCCAGGCCCTCTAATCCCCGAAAGCTGAAGGCTGGATGGCCGTCCATTAAGGCGGCGATCTCCTGCCAGGTTGCGTCAAACTGTCCCTGTAGCCATTGCCCCAGCTGCACCAACGGCCGAGCCTCCATCGGAGGTTGGACACCGAGATCGGCGGCACCTTGGAGGTGATGCAAGTAGGCAACACAGCTTTCGACGGGTTGTAATTGGCTGAGGGACAACTCCTCAACCCCTGCGGTTTGGGTAAACCCTAAAATCGCAGCCTGCCGTTGGGAAGGGTCGATGTGGACGATCACATACCCCAGGCGGTCTTCCCAAACCTCGGGGGGAACGGGGCAAGTTGGCTGATCCGTCCACAGAGGGCGACACTCAAGCCGTCCCAA
Encoded proteins:
- a CDS encoding DUF928 domain-containing protein; the encoded protein is MKLTFPVFLLMAAGLIVPLRVESQPSRSVDRVIQTIQLRSGQSGGESPTTLQPRSSALKFVLPSLPEDQGAPSGRRRGGASRGGCLVSDPALTALVPAMPQPPQSPPTVVVAATEQVGGLTLTPYPSFWFYLPVALQPEDGVEFVLQDAQDNVIYRKILKGTAVVPGLMQVSLPTTVASLSLGTRYQWFFTIYCGDQTPASFMSVNGWIQRVPPNQALLQQLAVASPQQQVEIYAQQGLWFDALTLLAELRIQNPQDGVWMQDWQGLLESVGLGTIAPVPLIPETAAIATTSYNQLPRRTNPAQ
- a CDS encoding CHASE2 domain-containing protein yields the protein MLLAALNQWLSGAELQPIREKLLEKLLATEPIQMVLQTADPLLQRLPWHRWSLLERYTQMELALSHPTFERPERCWQPRSTVKILAILGNSEAIDVQADRKLLEQLPNATVKFLVEPNLRDITDQLWEAGWDILFFAGHSSRPDQAGSGRIFVNPREHLTLDQLKYALRKAIEGGLVLAIFNSCDGLGLVPNLLELPIPQLIVMREPVPDRVAQAFLQYFLKAFSGGKSLYLAVREARQRLQGLENQFPCATWLPVIFQNLAEHPPTWQSLQTHGQAPLRPQLHFWQRGAMSLSITLVILLLRQVGLLQTWELNAYDQFLRLRPAERPDSRLLVVTITEADIQAQQSERPRGSLSDRSLLKVLRTIVPYQPRVIGLDVYRDFPTDLENQPLIRQLHQNQHLIAVCKTSAPELEDPGVAPPPEISPDRLGFSDFVPDADDILRRQLLTMIPAPASRCASGYAFNLQLALRYLAAMGIPPRLTPDHKLQLGSVIIQPLNPQSGGYQGLDTGGSQILLNYRSLPDPAAIAPQVTLKDLFSGQVDLQRFHNRIVLIGVTAPSPNDYWGTPYLDAKGNRLHLPGVIVQAHLVSQILSAVLDRRSLLWVWPEPLEMAWIGGWAVLTAILISGTRWRVGLLRGAIAVFSLWGLCFGLFLMGGWVPWVPAALASILTGSVVLFLANYGFHNHR
- a CDS encoding DUF1822 family protein is translated as MAETGVRRAKMVNLKMRLGDLAVILIVEIRLPVFMPLPTPESTRRSIRLQVHPGANSLFLPADLQLAVVDASGNVFLQACSRSIDNYIQLQFAGSVGEIFNVQVNWKGTNFIESFVI
- a CDS encoding DUF1822 family protein, coding for MNSIHDFALPLPIIKKARQFAQTFAADQPDPQKSEQVYYNTLAVWVMRDYLQLLAIDTDLESGDSWNPMIRCCSDVADLVVTGLGRLECRPLWTDQPTCPVPPEVWEDRLGYVIVHIDPSQRQAAILGFTQTAGVEELSLSQLQPVESCVAYLHHLQGAADLGVQPPMEARPLVQLGQWLQGQFDATWQEIAALMDGHPAFSFRGLEGLELSPR